The following are from one region of the Vibrio parahaemolyticus genome:
- a CDS encoding metal ABC transporter ATP-binding protein encodes MLGPSISIDNLSLQYGDNVILQNVTTTFEPGKCHVIMGPNGGGKTSLLRSVLGLTPFTGDISVHWPNKTHNKLGGNVGYVPQKAMFEASLPLTVMDFVLLNQTRIPLFWRRKTKQTQRALAQLDRVGMAARSDRRMGQLSGGEQQRVLFAQALLDDPSLLVLDEPTTGMDEQGVRYLEGLIHEVVAQGKTVLAVHHDVTAVRRLDAEVHVVNRQIVASGHHSDVLSPDRIETLFKHYTTKVEAA; translated from the coding sequence ATGCTTGGTCCTTCTATCTCGATAGATAATTTAAGTCTCCAATACGGTGACAACGTGATATTGCAAAATGTCACGACAACCTTCGAGCCGGGCAAGTGCCATGTGATCATGGGTCCAAATGGTGGAGGAAAAACCTCGTTGTTGCGCTCCGTACTTGGACTTACGCCTTTTACTGGCGATATTTCCGTTCACTGGCCGAATAAGACTCACAATAAGCTTGGCGGAAACGTTGGTTATGTTCCTCAAAAAGCGATGTTTGAAGCCAGCTTACCGCTAACGGTGATGGATTTTGTGTTGCTGAACCAAACACGAATCCCACTATTCTGGCGCCGTAAAACCAAACAAACACAACGTGCGTTGGCGCAATTAGATCGCGTCGGCATGGCCGCTCGCTCAGATCGTCGTATGGGGCAACTTTCTGGTGGTGAGCAACAGCGAGTGTTGTTCGCTCAGGCTTTGTTAGATGACCCAAGCTTGTTGGTGTTGGATGAGCCTACAACAGGGATGGACGAGCAAGGTGTGCGTTACCTTGAAGGGTTGATTCATGAAGTTGTCGCGCAGGGCAAAACGGTGTTAGCGGTTCATCATGATGTCACTGCGGTGCGTCGCTTAGATGCAGAAGTGCACGTTGTTAACCGTCAGATTGTGGCGTCCGGACACCACTCGGATGTTCTGAGCCCAGATCGTATTGAAACACTATTTAAGCACTACACAACCAAAGTGGAGGCGGCGTAA
- a CDS encoding metal ABC transporter permease, translating to MEWLRALAVSGVDAGWLSDSFAYAFMVNAMVAALILGPLLGGLGTLVIAKRLAFFSEAVGHAALTGIAIGVLLGEPPENPIIGLFSFCMIFALLLHFVRNRTNVPYDTLVGVFLALALAVGAALLMYVARKINIHMLENVLFGSILTVTDRDITLLAVSCLIILLLLIPTFNRILLTCISPDIARVRGFNTSFYDYLFVMMITLVTIAAVKIIGAVLVGALLLIPGATARLLTKRMGSFVLLSSLLATVACLVGTILPMELDLPVPSGASIIIVSAAFFLTATVYRIIRKA from the coding sequence ATGGAGTGGTTACGAGCACTGGCGGTGAGTGGTGTAGACGCTGGATGGTTGAGCGACAGCTTTGCGTACGCTTTTATGGTGAACGCGATGGTCGCTGCGCTGATTTTGGGCCCGCTACTCGGCGGGCTGGGCACATTAGTGATTGCTAAGCGTTTGGCGTTTTTCTCCGAAGCAGTAGGCCACGCAGCACTGACGGGTATCGCTATTGGTGTTTTACTTGGTGAACCGCCAGAAAACCCAATCATAGGGTTGTTTAGCTTCTGCATGATCTTTGCGTTGCTGCTGCACTTCGTGAGAAATCGCACGAATGTACCTTATGACACGTTGGTCGGTGTATTTCTGGCGTTAGCTCTGGCGGTCGGGGCGGCGTTGCTGATGTACGTCGCACGTAAGATCAACATACACATGCTAGAAAACGTACTGTTCGGTTCGATTTTGACGGTGACCGATAGAGACATCACGTTGCTTGCAGTGAGCTGCTTGATCATCCTGCTGCTGCTGATTCCGACATTTAATCGCATTTTGCTCACGTGTATCAGCCCAGATATTGCTCGCGTGCGTGGCTTCAATACCAGCTTTTACGACTACCTATTCGTCATGATGATCACTTTAGTGACGATCGCCGCAGTGAAGATCATTGGTGCCGTGTTAGTGGGTGCGCTGTTATTGATCCCTGGTGCGACAGCTCGGTTGCTCACCAAGCGAATGGGAAGCTTTGTATTGCTTTCTTCTCTGCTTGCGACGGTTGCTTGCTTGGTTGGCACCATATTGCCAATGGAGCTCGACTTACCGGTGCCATCGGGCGCGTCGATCATCATTGTTTCCGCTGCTTTCTTCTTAACTGCAACGGTTTATCGAATTATTCGTAAAGCGTGA
- a CDS encoding ABC transporter substrate-binding protein — MKMKTLTLGLGLMAVSTLSSLAMAKDILTSTLVTYMLSEQLMKGTGVETTYLPPKRYGIERVANWFATKGANQVSEAGKSATVAITMRAIWDQDPTYVYARQGNIRLIEIDASQAISPRAQGVAALKLEDGATSKYVWLNPSNLIRMTAIVGDDLQKLYPQFQEQIQSNQQALMLSVRELINQQQAVIFEKEIDSIVLMSESLEDFASGNQLFVVKRQFKPELEWSEKDKLSLKAQFEQDKTLWLVTDKKPSKTLTSLVSPDRILQIDNIDRWGSKGIKTEKPLARWKM; from the coding sequence ATGAAAATGAAAACTCTTACTTTAGGTTTAGGATTGATGGCGGTGAGTACATTGTCATCATTGGCGATGGCCAAAGATATTTTGACCAGTACCCTTGTGACTTACATGCTGTCAGAGCAACTGATGAAAGGAACGGGCGTGGAAACCACATATCTGCCTCCTAAACGCTATGGCATTGAACGCGTGGCGAATTGGTTTGCCACTAAAGGTGCAAACCAAGTTTCAGAGGCAGGAAAGAGCGCAACCGTGGCTATTACCATGAGAGCCATTTGGGACCAGGACCCGACGTATGTCTACGCACGACAAGGCAACATTCGTTTGATCGAAATTGATGCATCACAAGCGATTTCCCCTAGAGCTCAAGGCGTTGCGGCCTTAAAGCTGGAAGATGGAGCCACATCTAAATACGTTTGGTTGAACCCCAGTAATTTAATTCGTATGACAGCGATTGTCGGTGACGATCTGCAAAAGTTGTATCCACAGTTCCAAGAGCAAATCCAAAGTAACCAACAAGCATTAATGCTTAGCGTGCGTGAGTTGATTAACCAACAACAAGCAGTGATATTTGAAAAAGAGATCGATTCAATCGTGTTGATGAGTGAATCACTAGAAGATTTTGCTTCAGGAAACCAACTTTTTGTCGTCAAACGTCAGTTCAAACCAGAGTTAGAATGGAGTGAAAAAGACAAACTATCTTTAAAAGCTCAGTTTGAACAAGATAAAACACTATGGTTGGTGACGGATAAAAAACCATCAAAAACCTTAACTTCTTTGGTATCACCGGATCGCATACTGCAAATTGATAATATTGACCGCTGGGGCAGTAAGGGTATCAAAACTGAGAAGCCACTCGCACGGTGGAAGATGTAA
- a CDS encoding porin, producing MKMKTLAVAVAALACGSQAFAAEVYNSDGTSLSIGGHVSVGVGEYFEDEVKVHQVSPRINVAGKKDIGNGVTVDAKGEWALNYLKGGEQSFSTRLGYIGATHEQLGRVVAGTQWAPYYDVAGVADLPIAFANDFLYDNHNNLGTGRAEKMISYRKSFQFGEGFAFNLGLGWQGENDDTGLSLVQNPSTGLPEYVSKGNKYDQRGQIALSGSVAGFGIGYVYSGGDVEISSLGTKSAESHLFSVNYGEYGSGLYAAVVYGMNDYFYEMREETSQLEGLLAYGVNNWTFSVNYEGVEDDKDNKTVKSETALQAEYSVTPSFVTFVGYQFDLGNDYNNEENDYWTLGARYYF from the coding sequence ATGAAAATGAAAACTCTAGCCGTTGCAGTGGCGGCACTAGCATGTGGTTCACAGGCCTTCGCAGCAGAAGTTTATAACAGCGATGGTACATCTTTATCGATTGGCGGTCACGTTTCTGTTGGCGTGGGTGAGTATTTCGAAGATGAAGTGAAAGTTCACCAAGTGTCTCCGCGTATCAACGTGGCGGGTAAAAAGGACATTGGCAACGGTGTTACTGTAGATGCGAAAGGTGAGTGGGCTCTTAACTACCTTAAAGGTGGAGAGCAATCTTTCTCTACTCGTTTGGGTTACATTGGTGCAACCCATGAGCAGCTTGGTCGTGTTGTTGCTGGTACTCAGTGGGCACCTTATTATGATGTTGCGGGCGTAGCGGATTTGCCAATCGCGTTTGCTAACGATTTCTTATACGACAATCATAATAATCTGGGTACTGGTCGTGCTGAGAAAATGATCAGCTATCGTAAAAGTTTCCAATTCGGTGAAGGTTTTGCTTTCAACCTTGGCCTAGGTTGGCAGGGTGAAAACGATGACACAGGGTTGTCACTTGTACAAAACCCGAGCACTGGCCTTCCTGAGTATGTTTCTAAGGGAAACAAGTATGACCAACGTGGTCAAATCGCACTAAGTGGCTCTGTTGCGGGCTTCGGCATTGGTTACGTATACAGCGGCGGTGATGTTGAGATCTCTTCTTTAGGTACTAAGTCAGCTGAATCACACCTATTCTCTGTAAATTACGGTGAGTACGGTTCTGGTCTATACGCAGCTGTTGTTTACGGCATGAACGATTACTTCTACGAGATGCGTGAAGAGACATCTCAGCTTGAAGGTCTATTGGCGTACGGCGTAAATAACTGGACGTTCAGCGTTAACTACGAAGGCGTAGAAGACGACAAAGACAACAAGACAGTTAAGAGCGAAACAGCACTACAAGCTGAGTACTCAGTGACTCCTTCGTTCGTTACTTTCGTTGGTTACCAATTCGACCTAGGTAATGACTACAACAACGAAGAGAACGATTACTGGACTCTAGGCGCTCGTTACTACTTCTAA
- a CDS encoding S9 family peptidase has protein sequence MRFTLTTLAVSVALIAGCSNQGTPTMTQYSQSQIVAQQTQAPVAKKIPHAMTNHGDTRVDNYYWMRDDERKDPEILQHLEQENQYAETVLKHTEALQNELFEEIKGRIAKDDNSVPVRKGNYFYSSEVTGDNEYEVHLRAKDFAGKDKQVILDVNELAKEHEFFSIGGLYVSPNENLLAYGEDTLSRRVYTIKIKDLTTGNYLQDEIEGASSAVAWQNDNNAFYYIKKDPQTLLGYQVYRHVLGTPQSSDELIFEETDSAYYTSLSKSKDGDEVYIWHSSTETSGVSIIDANNPKAKAEPFYPREDGIEYSISKLDNWYYIYTNYQAVNFRLMKVKQEEMHDRSKWQDVIAADDNTQLVDFELFDDHLVYEQRSNGLASVTVRQLSTGKEFPLTFNDDAFAAYLTGNFELDNKKVRIYYSSLTTPGTYYDFDLKTGESEIMKQTPVLGDFDADNYQSERIMIKARDGKEVPVSLVYRKDLFKKDGTNPLYQYGYGSYGATIEPTFGSTRLSLLDRGFVFAIAHIRGSEMLGRPWYEDGKKLTKQNTFNDFIDVTKGLVEQGYGAKDKVFAVGGSAGGLLMGAIINQAPELYRGIGAHVPFVDVVTTMLDESIPLTTNEYDEWGNPNNKTYYDYMLSYSPYDNVKAQNYPNMLVTTGLHDSQVQYFEPMKWVAKLREMKTDDNVLLFKTDMEAGHGGASGRFKRLKEDALEYAFFLDLLDKK, from the coding sequence ATGCGTTTCACTTTAACTACGTTGGCCGTATCGGTCGCGCTTATCGCCGGATGCAGCAATCAAGGAACTCCAACCATGACTCAATATTCCCAATCACAGATCGTTGCTCAGCAAACTCAAGCCCCGGTTGCAAAAAAAATCCCTCACGCGATGACCAATCATGGTGATACTCGCGTTGATAACTACTACTGGATGCGTGACGACGAGCGTAAAGATCCAGAAATTTTGCAGCACCTAGAGCAAGAAAATCAGTATGCGGAAACCGTTCTCAAGCACACTGAAGCTCTTCAAAATGAGCTATTTGAAGAAATTAAAGGTCGCATAGCAAAAGACGACAATTCCGTTCCTGTGCGTAAAGGAAACTACTTCTACTCAAGTGAAGTTACCGGAGATAACGAATACGAAGTTCATCTTCGAGCAAAAGATTTTGCTGGTAAAGACAAACAAGTCATCTTAGATGTCAATGAACTTGCGAAAGAGCATGAATTTTTCAGTATTGGTGGCCTGTACGTCAGCCCGAATGAAAACTTATTGGCGTATGGCGAAGACACATTAAGCCGCCGTGTTTACACCATTAAGATTAAAGATCTGACCACAGGTAATTACTTACAAGATGAAATTGAAGGGGCGTCAAGCGCTGTCGCATGGCAGAACGACAACAACGCGTTCTATTACATCAAAAAAGATCCACAAACCTTGCTAGGCTATCAAGTTTATCGTCACGTATTGGGCACACCACAAAGCAGCGATGAGCTGATTTTTGAAGAAACCGACAGCGCCTATTACACCTCACTAAGCAAAAGCAAAGATGGTGACGAGGTTTACATTTGGCATTCGAGTACAGAGACCAGCGGCGTCTCCATCATCGATGCGAACAATCCTAAAGCGAAGGCGGAACCGTTCTACCCTCGTGAAGATGGCATTGAATACAGCATTTCCAAGCTAGACAATTGGTATTACATTTATACCAACTATCAAGCCGTCAACTTCCGTTTGATGAAAGTTAAGCAAGAGGAGATGCACGATCGTTCTAAATGGCAAGATGTGATTGCCGCAGACGACAATACTCAACTTGTTGACTTCGAGCTATTCGATGACCACCTCGTCTATGAGCAGCGCTCTAACGGTCTAGCGAGCGTCACTGTGCGTCAGCTTTCAACAGGAAAAGAATTCCCGCTCACATTTAATGACGATGCGTTCGCGGCATACTTAACAGGCAACTTCGAACTGGATAACAAAAAAGTTCGCATTTACTACAGTAGCTTGACTACTCCAGGAACCTACTACGACTTCGATCTGAAAACGGGCGAATCTGAAATCATGAAGCAGACACCTGTATTGGGTGACTTTGATGCGGATAACTACCAATCAGAGCGCATCATGATCAAAGCACGTGATGGAAAAGAGGTCCCTGTGTCACTGGTGTATCGTAAGGACTTGTTTAAGAAAGATGGTACAAATCCGCTTTACCAATACGGTTACGGCTCTTACGGTGCGACCATCGAACCAACGTTCGGCTCTACACGACTAAGTCTGTTGGACCGTGGTTTTGTATTTGCAATCGCTCACATTCGCGGTTCTGAAATGCTAGGCCGACCTTGGTATGAAGATGGTAAAAAACTCACCAAACAGAATACCTTCAACGACTTTATTGATGTGACTAAAGGTTTGGTTGAGCAAGGCTACGGCGCGAAAGACAAAGTCTTCGCCGTTGGTGGGTCTGCTGGCGGTTTATTGATGGGTGCCATTATTAATCAAGCCCCTGAGTTGTATCGCGGTATTGGCGCACATGTTCCATTTGTCGATGTTGTTACAACGATGCTTGATGAATCGATTCCACTCACCACGAATGAGTATGATGAATGGGGTAACCCGAACAACAAAACATACTATGACTACATGTTGAGTTATTCGCCTTACGACAATGTCAAAGCGCAAAACTACCCGAACATGTTGGTGACAACAGGCTTACACGACTCTCAAGTGCAGTACTTTGAACCGATGAAGTGGGTAGCCAAGCTTCGTGAAATGAAAACCGACGATAACGTCTTGTTGTTCAAAACCGATATGGAAGCAGGACACGGCGGCGCATCTGGCCGATTCAAACGTTTGAAAGAAGATGCACTGGAATACGCGTTCTTCCTCGACTTGCTCGATAAAAAATAA
- the emrD gene encoding multidrug efflux MFS transporter EmrD — translation MSASFPLAKLTFLIAILTAVGQMTQTMYVPSIGHMAGEFLVSASSLQAVMACYLIPYGLSQFAYGTLSDRLGRKPIIIVGLLIYIIGTLVALFAHQFEWFLAGSFIQGLGIGCGGAMSRTLTRDCFEGAELHRANSLISMCVIFSPLMAPVLGGYLTEAFGWRSSYLFLALFGIAVVITMMTSMMETLPKEKRKFEPVAKSYKHVLSDRRFQGFLICLVATFAGVGVFEAAAGVLLGGVLALPATTVSLLFILPIPGYLVGAGLSSYIAQRRSERRALNVGLVSIFIGSAVVLIPGLFGVTTALTLIGGATIYFLGAGILFPAATTGAIAPFPYHAGTAGATLGGMQNLGAGIATLLASLFPTHNQMPLGVLMMAMSIVAMLGLLWVHRAHDHSNEMPQVI, via the coding sequence ATGTCTGCCTCGTTTCCATTAGCGAAACTTACCTTTTTAATCGCAATATTGACTGCCGTGGGTCAAATGACCCAGACAATGTACGTGCCTTCAATCGGTCATATGGCGGGTGAGTTTTTGGTATCTGCGTCATCACTTCAAGCAGTGATGGCTTGTTACCTGATCCCATATGGCTTGTCTCAATTTGCGTACGGCACGCTATCAGACCGCTTAGGTCGTAAACCGATCATCATCGTCGGTCTACTTATCTACATCATAGGTACTTTGGTGGCGCTATTTGCACATCAATTTGAGTGGTTCTTGGCTGGTAGCTTCATTCAAGGTTTGGGGATCGGTTGTGGCGGCGCGATGTCACGAACTCTAACTCGCGACTGCTTTGAAGGTGCTGAGCTGCATCGTGCAAACAGCTTGATCAGCATGTGCGTGATTTTCTCACCACTAATGGCACCAGTACTTGGCGGCTACCTAACAGAAGCATTTGGTTGGCGCTCTAGCTACCTATTTCTAGCCCTCTTCGGCATCGCGGTGGTGATTACCATGATGACCAGCATGATGGAGACTCTGCCAAAAGAGAAACGCAAGTTCGAACCAGTGGCAAAAAGCTACAAGCACGTTCTGTCTGACCGCCGCTTCCAAGGTTTTTTAATCTGCCTAGTTGCGACGTTTGCTGGCGTAGGTGTGTTCGAAGCAGCTGCTGGGGTATTACTAGGTGGTGTATTGGCATTACCAGCCACTACCGTAAGTTTGCTGTTCATCTTGCCGATCCCGGGCTACTTAGTGGGAGCAGGTTTGTCTAGCTATATCGCGCAGCGTCGCTCTGAGCGTCGTGCGTTAAACGTTGGCTTGGTGTCGATCTTTATCGGTTCAGCCGTCGTATTAATCCCAGGCTTGTTTGGCGTAACAACTGCACTGACGTTAATAGGTGGCGCAACTATTTATTTCCTAGGTGCGGGCATTCTGTTCCCTGCGGCAACAACAGGCGCAATTGCTCCGTTCCCTTACCACGCAGGGACAGCTGGTGCGACTCTGGGTGGCATGCAGAACTTGGGCGCAGGTATTGCAACCTTGCTTGCATCACTATTTCCAACACATAACCAAATGCCGCTTGGTGTTTTGATGATGGCAATGTCAATTGTCGCGATGCTTGGCCTATTGTGGGTACACAGAGCACACGATCACTCAAACGAAATGCCACAAGTCATTTAA
- the speB gene encoding agmatinase: MNDLFTKTDYSLYSNSMSFLRLPYIRNPVSADADVVVLGVPLDMATSGRPGARMGPDAIRRASVNLAWEGKKFPWDFNVLDKLKVIDAGDLVFDCGDAEDFTYRLEAATSEILKSGKTMLGLGGDHFITLPILRAYAKHHGQMALIHFDAHTDTYANGSSYDHGTMFYHAPKEGLISAKNSVQIGIRTEYKQQDHGFNVINAMQANDMSVNEILEEIRRTVADKPVYVTFDIDCLDPAFAPGTGTPVCGGLNSDKALKIIRGLAGMNIVGMDVVEVSPPYDHSDVTALAGATIALEMLYAYASGRE, translated from the coding sequence ATGAATGATTTGTTTACTAAAACCGATTATTCGCTTTACTCCAACTCTATGTCGTTTTTACGTCTACCGTACATTCGTAATCCGGTATCGGCAGACGCAGACGTTGTGGTGCTAGGGGTTCCTCTGGACATGGCTACATCTGGTCGTCCAGGCGCACGCATGGGTCCAGATGCAATTCGCCGTGCCTCAGTCAACTTGGCATGGGAAGGTAAGAAGTTCCCTTGGGACTTCAACGTATTGGATAAACTAAAAGTGATCGACGCGGGCGACCTTGTGTTCGATTGCGGTGATGCGGAAGATTTCACTTACCGTCTAGAGGCGGCAACCAGTGAAATTCTAAAAAGCGGCAAAACCATGTTGGGATTGGGCGGTGACCACTTCATCACACTGCCTATCCTACGTGCTTACGCAAAGCATCATGGCCAAATGGCTTTGATTCACTTTGACGCTCATACGGATACCTACGCAAATGGCAGTTCATACGACCACGGTACGATGTTCTACCATGCGCCGAAAGAAGGTTTGATCTCAGCGAAGAACTCAGTACAAATCGGTATTCGTACTGAGTACAAACAGCAAGATCACGGCTTCAATGTGATTAATGCGATGCAAGCGAATGACATGTCGGTGAACGAGATCTTAGAAGAGATTCGTCGCACCGTCGCAGACAAGCCAGTGTATGTTACTTTTGACATCGACTGCTTGGATCCAGCCTTTGCACCGGGAACAGGTACACCAGTTTGTGGTGGCTTGAACTCAGACAAAGCGCTGAAAATTATTCGTGGATTAGCCGGCATGAATATCGTGGGTATGGATGTTGTAGAAGTATCGCCTCCATACGACCACAGCGATGTTACCGCACTAGCGGGAGCAACCATTGCGCTAGAAATGCTTTACGCATACGCATCTGGCCGCGAATAA
- the speA gene encoding arginine decarboxylase: MEKATKLDRIRADYNVHYWSQGFYGIDDQGEVYVSPRSDRAHQIPFSAIVNELEAQQLNLPVLVRFPQIVHQRVHGICHAFNQAIEEYQYPNKYLLVYPIKVNQQREVVDEILASQAQLETKQLGLEAGSKPELLAVLALAQQGSSVIVCNGYKDREYVRLALIGEKLGHKVFIVLEKLSELDLVLEEAKSLGVKPRLGLRIRLASQGAGKWQASGGEKSKFGLSASQVLSVIERLKREGSLDAMQLVHFHLGSQMANIRDVRNGVNESARFYCELRALGANIEYFDVGGGLAVDYDGTRSQSSNSMNYGLAEYARNIVNTVGDVCQQYEQPMPVIISESGRSLTAHHAVLISNVIGTETYQPEEVHELGVDAPLLLQNMWRNWENLQDGTDARALIEIYNDTQSDLAEVHSQFATGVLNLEQRAWAEQLSLRIYFELSRKMSTKNRFHRPILDELSERLADKFFVNFSLFQSLPDAWGIDQVFPVLPLSGLGDAEERRAVMLDITCDSDGAIDHYVDGQGIESTLPVPAWSKDKPYLMGFFLVGAYQEILGDMHNLFGDTHSAVVNVDEHGQFEISYINEGDSVEDMMRYVHIDVDAIRDNYKQLVSQRVEANEQAQILAELEQGLAGYTYLEDF; encoded by the coding sequence TTGGAAAAAGCAACTAAATTAGACCGCATCCGCGCGGACTACAACGTTCACTACTGGAGCCAAGGTTTCTACGGTATTGATGACCAAGGCGAGGTTTACGTATCACCTCGTAGTGATCGTGCACATCAAATCCCTTTCAGTGCCATTGTAAATGAGCTAGAAGCGCAGCAGTTAAATCTGCCTGTATTAGTGCGCTTCCCGCAAATCGTGCACCAACGTGTGCATGGAATTTGCCACGCTTTCAACCAAGCAATTGAAGAATACCAATATCCAAACAAATACCTGTTGGTGTACCCAATTAAAGTAAACCAACAACGTGAAGTGGTGGATGAAATTCTAGCGAGCCAAGCTCAACTAGAAACCAAACAGCTTGGTCTTGAAGCGGGTAGCAAGCCAGAATTGTTGGCAGTACTTGCATTGGCTCAACAAGGCAGCTCCGTGATCGTGTGTAACGGCTACAAAGACCGTGAGTATGTGCGTCTTGCACTGATCGGTGAAAAGCTAGGCCACAAAGTATTCATCGTACTAGAGAAGCTTTCTGAGCTGGATCTGGTGCTAGAAGAAGCGAAAAGCTTGGGCGTAAAACCGCGCCTTGGTTTGCGCATTCGCCTCGCCTCTCAAGGTGCAGGGAAATGGCAAGCAAGTGGCGGTGAAAAATCGAAGTTTGGTTTGTCTGCATCGCAAGTGCTTAGCGTTATTGAACGTCTGAAACGCGAAGGCAGCCTAGATGCAATGCAATTGGTTCACTTCCACCTTGGCTCACAGATGGCAAACATCCGTGACGTACGTAATGGTGTGAACGAATCTGCTCGTTTCTACTGCGAACTACGCGCACTGGGTGCAAACATCGAATACTTCGATGTGGGCGGCGGTTTGGCAGTCGACTACGACGGCACACGCAGCCAATCATCGAACTCGATGAACTACGGCCTTGCAGAGTACGCACGTAATATCGTCAACACAGTGGGCGATGTGTGTCAGCAATACGAACAACCAATGCCAGTGATCATTTCTGAATCCGGACGTTCACTGACAGCACACCACGCTGTATTGATTTCGAACGTAATTGGTACCGAAACATACCAACCGGAAGAAGTGCATGAACTGGGCGTAGATGCACCACTTTTGCTACAAAACATGTGGCGAAACTGGGAAAACTTACAAGATGGTACAGACGCTCGTGCGTTAATTGAGATCTACAACGATACCCAAAGTGATTTGGCAGAGGTACACTCTCAATTCGCAACTGGCGTGCTTAACTTGGAGCAACGTGCGTGGGCAGAACAACTGTCACTGCGTATTTACTTCGAACTAAGCCGCAAGATGAGCACTAAGAATCGCTTCCACCGTCCGATTCTGGACGAGTTGAGCGAACGTCTTGCAGATAAGTTCTTCGTGAACTTTTCTCTCTTCCAATCTCTACCAGATGCTTGGGGTATTGATCAGGTGTTCCCTGTTCTGCCACTTTCTGGTCTTGGCGATGCGGAAGAGCGTCGTGCTGTGATGTTGGACATCACATGTGACTCTGATGGCGCGATCGATCACTACGTTGATGGTCAAGGCATCGAGAGCACGCTACCTGTACCAGCTTGGAGCAAAGACAAACCGTACCTAATGGGCTTTTTCCTAGTAGGCGCATACCAAGAAATCCTTGGTGATATGCACAACCTATTTGGTGATACCCACAGTGCAGTAGTCAATGTTGATGAACACGGTCAATTTGAGATCAGTTACATCAATGAAGGTGATAGTGTAGAAGACATGATGCGCTACGTTCATATCGACGTGGATGCGATTCGTGACAATTACAAACAATTGGTTTCCCAACGAGTTGAAGCCAATGAACAAGCACAAATCCTAGCAGAACTAGAACAAGGTCTAGCGGGATACACCTATTTAGAGGACTTCTGA